A single Klebsiella variicola DNA region contains:
- the ppiD gene encoding peptidylprolyl isomerase codes for MMDNLRTAANSVVLKIIFGIIIVSFILTGVSGYLIGGGKNYAAKVNGQEIGRGQFENAVASERNRMQQQLGEQFSELAANENYMKTMRQQVLNRLIDESLLDQYARELGLSISDEQVKQAIFQTQAFQTNGKFDNQRFSGIVAQMGMTTDQYAQALRNQLTTQQLINAIAGTDFMLPGESDQLAALVSQQRVVREATINVNALAAKQTASDEEINAFWQQNQARFMAPEQFRVSYIKMDAASMQESASDEEIQSWYDQHKDQFTQPQRNRYSVIQTKTEADAKAVLAELQKGADFATLAKEKSTDIISARNGGDMGWMEEASTVPELKDAGLKEKGQLSGVIKSSVGFLVARLDDVQPAQVKPLADVRNDIAAKVKQEKALDAYYALQQKVSDAASNDNESLAGAAQVAGLKVVETGWFGRDNLPEELNFKPVADAIFNGGLVGENGAPGSNSDIITVDGDRAFVLRISEHKAEAVKPLAEVKAQVSDIVKHNKAEQQAKLDADKLLAALKDGKGDEAMKAAGLSFGAPQTLSRTGQDPLSQLAFTLPLPQQGKPVYGVGSNMQGDVVLVALDEVKAGNMPEEQKKAMVQGITQNNAQIAFEALMSNLRKAAKIKLGDSIDQQQ; via the coding sequence GAATGGCCAGGAGATTGGCCGTGGGCAGTTTGAAAATGCCGTCGCCAGCGAACGTAACCGTATGCAGCAGCAGCTTGGCGAGCAGTTCTCCGAGCTGGCGGCGAACGAAAACTACATGAAAACCATGCGCCAGCAGGTGCTGAACCGCCTGATCGATGAATCGCTTCTGGATCAGTATGCCCGCGAGCTGGGCCTCAGCATCAGCGATGAGCAGGTGAAGCAGGCGATCTTCCAGACCCAGGCTTTCCAGACGAACGGTAAGTTCGACAACCAGCGTTTCAGTGGTATTGTCGCCCAGATGGGGATGACCACCGATCAGTACGCTCAGGCGCTGCGTAACCAGCTGACCACACAGCAACTGATTAACGCCATTGCGGGTACCGACTTCATGCTGCCGGGTGAGTCCGATCAGCTGGCGGCGCTGGTGTCTCAGCAGCGTGTCGTCCGCGAAGCGACCATCAACGTGAATGCCCTGGCGGCAAAACAGACGGCCAGCGATGAGGAAATCAACGCTTTCTGGCAGCAGAATCAGGCCCGTTTTATGGCGCCGGAGCAGTTCCGCGTCAGCTATATCAAAATGGATGCCGCCAGCATGCAGGAGAGCGCCTCTGACGAAGAGATTCAGTCATGGTACGACCAGCATAAGGATCAGTTCACTCAGCCGCAGCGCAACCGCTACAGCGTGATTCAGACCAAAACGGAAGCCGATGCGAAAGCGGTGCTGGCCGAGCTGCAAAAAGGGGCAGATTTCGCCACGCTGGCGAAAGAAAAATCGACCGATATTATCTCTGCCCGCAACGGCGGCGATATGGGGTGGATGGAAGAGGCCTCTACGGTGCCAGAGCTGAAAGATGCCGGGCTGAAAGAGAAAGGCCAGCTGTCTGGCGTGATCAAATCCTCGGTTGGCTTCCTGGTGGCCCGTCTGGACGACGTCCAGCCGGCGCAGGTGAAGCCGCTGGCTGACGTGCGTAATGACATTGCGGCGAAAGTGAAGCAGGAAAAAGCGCTGGATGCTTACTACGCGCTGCAGCAGAAGGTGAGCGATGCGGCCAGCAACGATAATGAGTCGTTGGCGGGCGCGGCGCAGGTCGCCGGACTGAAAGTGGTGGAAACCGGCTGGTTTGGCCGCGATAACCTGCCGGAAGAGCTGAACTTTAAACCGGTCGCTGACGCTATCTTCAACGGCGGTCTGGTGGGTGAGAACGGCGCGCCGGGCAGCAACTCCGACATCATTACCGTTGACGGCGATCGCGCATTTGTTCTGCGCATCAGCGAGCACAAAGCCGAGGCGGTGAAGCCGCTGGCTGAAGTGAAGGCGCAGGTTAGCGATATCGTTAAGCACAATAAAGCGGAACAGCAGGCGAAACTGGACGCCGACAAGCTGCTGGCGGCGCTGAAAGACGGCAAAGGCGATGAAGCGATGAAGGCGGCTGGCCTGAGCTTTGGCGCGCCGCAGACGCTTTCTCGTACCGGCCAGGATCCGCTGAGCCAGCTGGCATTCACTCTGCCGCTGCCGCAGCAGGGCAAACCGGTCTACGGCGTTGGCAGCAATATGCAAGGCGATGTGGTGCTGGTGGCGCTGGATGAAGTGAAAGCAGGCAACATGCCGGAAGAGCAGAAGAAGGCCATGGTTCAGGGGATTACCCAGAACAATGCCCAAATCGCTTTCGAAGCGCTGATGAGCAACCTGCGCAAGGCGGCGAAAATTAAGCTGGGTGACAGCATCGACCAGCAGCAGTAA